In the genome of Rhodamnia argentea isolate NSW1041297 chromosome 3, ASM2092103v1, whole genome shotgun sequence, one region contains:
- the LOC115753589 gene encoding transcription factor CPC: MDKQRRHKQARTSSCCSDEVSSIEWEFINMSEQEEDLIHRMYKLVGDRWALIAGRIPGRKAEEIERFWIMRHGEVFAERRRQLRRHKS, from the exons atggaTAAACAACGCCGCCATAAGCAGGCCAGGACCAGCAGTTGTTGCTCCGACG AGGTGAGCAGCATTGAGTGGGAGTTCATAAACATGTCAGAGCAAGAAGAAGACCTTATTCACAGAATGTACAAGCTCGTTGGTGACAG GTGGGCGTTGATTGCGGGTCGAATTCCGGGTCGGAAAGCGGAGGAAATCGAGAGGTTTTGGATCATGAGACATGGGGAGGTGTTTGCTGAGAGGAGGAGACAGCTAAGAAGACACAAGTCCTGA